In one window of Methanosarcina vacuolata Z-761 DNA:
- a CDS encoding heparan-alpha-glucosaminide N-acetyltransferase, with translation MARYADRFWEIDCLRGLAVLLMLLYHFLYDLNFFEIANVQLRSGLILYAGRFSALLFILISGAALSISHSRALKKKFAGNEAENFSKYLKRGIKLYLMGLLLTVITWIFLPEEYIVFGILHFFGVSAVLVYPFLDYGKENLLFSLFFGLIGLYLRNMTFGFSSLLWLGFTPENFSTLDYFPIFPWFGVLLAGVCLGNFLYSGGKRQFEIPYTGKNPLIRMFSRTGQHSLVIYFIHQPLFLGLLFLSGLLNLNML, from the coding sequence ATGGCCAGATATGCAGACCGCTTCTGGGAGATTGATTGTCTGCGAGGACTTGCTGTTCTCTTGATGCTCCTTTATCATTTTCTCTATGACCTGAACTTTTTCGAGATTGCAAATGTTCAGCTCAGGTCCGGTTTAATTTTATATGCAGGCAGATTCTCAGCTTTACTTTTCATCCTGATCTCAGGAGCGGCCCTTTCTATAAGCCATTCAAGAGCCCTTAAAAAAAAGTTTGCTGGAAATGAAGCAGAAAATTTTTCTAAGTACCTGAAAAGAGGAATAAAACTCTATTTAATGGGGCTTTTGCTCACAGTTATAACCTGGATCTTTTTACCTGAAGAGTATATTGTCTTTGGAATCCTGCATTTTTTTGGGGTTTCGGCAGTACTCGTCTATCCCTTTCTGGATTATGGGAAAGAAAATCTCCTTTTTAGCCTGTTTTTCGGCCTTATAGGGCTTTACCTGAGGAATATGACTTTTGGATTTTCCAGCCTGCTCTGGCTAGGCTTTACTCCCGAAAATTTCAGTACCCTTGATTACTTTCCTATATTTCCCTGGTTTGGGGTATTGCTAGCAGGAGTTTGCCTGGGTAATTTTCTGTACTCCGGCGGAAAAAGGCAGTTTGAAATTCCCTATACTGGAAAAAATCCCCTTATCAGGATGTTTTCAAGAACGGGGCAACATTCTCTGGTTATATACTTCATTCATCAACCCCTTTTTCTCGGACTTTTATTCCTAAGCGGACTACTCAATCTGAATATGCTGTAA